From one Nonomuraea polychroma genomic stretch:
- the yidC gene encoding membrane protein insertase YidC, with product MELSWLSWLYQAVAQVIIWIHTGFSTVLNPDSGLTWALTIITLTVFMRILIFPLFLKQMRSSRKMQELAPKVQELRKRYKNDKQRMNQEVMALYQGAGANPLGGCLPILAQFPIFISMFTVLQKMANGDADYGMSQQLVDSARSAHIFGAPLPANFFMSSADIEGFDAGVVQTKVVLGIFVAISSLTTFLTVRQSVTRSMAQMPDNPMAQQQKILMYISPLFAFFSLNFPLGLIMYWVTTNVWTLGQQHWFYSRHPMPEFDAKGNVIPVPPKQGLIAKLRKTPPEEQAPPPPPEPKIIRQQPSRQPRSKRTGSKKS from the coding sequence GTGGAGCTGTCCTGGCTGAGCTGGCTGTATCAAGCCGTAGCCCAAGTCATCATCTGGATCCATACTGGATTTAGCACGGTCCTCAACCCGGACAGCGGGCTGACCTGGGCGCTGACGATCATCACGCTGACCGTGTTCATGCGGATCCTGATCTTCCCGCTCTTCCTGAAGCAGATGCGCTCGTCGCGGAAGATGCAGGAGCTCGCCCCCAAGGTTCAAGAGCTGCGAAAGCGTTACAAGAACGACAAGCAGCGCATGAACCAGGAGGTCATGGCCCTCTACCAGGGAGCGGGCGCGAACCCGCTGGGCGGCTGCCTGCCCATCCTGGCGCAGTTCCCCATCTTCATCTCGATGTTCACCGTGCTCCAGAAGATGGCCAACGGTGACGCCGACTACGGCATGTCGCAGCAACTGGTCGACAGCGCACGGTCGGCGCACATCTTCGGCGCGCCGCTGCCGGCCAACTTCTTCATGTCCTCGGCGGACATCGAGGGCTTCGACGCGGGCGTCGTACAGACCAAGGTAGTCCTGGGGATCTTCGTCGCGATCAGCTCGCTGACGACGTTCCTCACCGTCCGGCAGAGCGTCACCCGCTCCATGGCGCAGATGCCGGACAACCCCATGGCGCAGCAGCAGAAGATCCTGATGTACATCTCGCCGCTGTTCGCCTTCTTCAGCCTGAACTTCCCGCTCGGTCTGATCATGTACTGGGTCACCACCAACGTGTGGACGCTCGGTCAGCAGCACTGGTTCTACAGCCGGCACCCGATGCCCGAGTTCGACGCCAAGGGCAACGTGATCCCCGTGCCGCCGAAGCAGGGCCTGATCGCCAAGCTCCGCAAGACCCCGCCGGAAGAGCAGGCGCCTCCGCCCCCGCCGGAGCCTAAGATCATCAGGCAGCAGCCGAGCCGCCAGCCCCGCAGCAAGCGCACCGGCAGCAAGAAGTCTTGA